In the Rubripirellula tenax genome, one interval contains:
- a CDS encoding tetratricopeptide repeat protein, with protein sequence MHLISSSPKSKRLVLIAGAALLLLAGGVFADYWSAKPIGTKADYVGRSACIDCHRDQAALFVGSDHDKAMDFATSETVLGDFDDATLEHDGMVSRMFRDGERFMVRTDGPSGELEDFEVKYVFGVDPLQQYMVEFDRTADMPDHEIARVQVLRISWDTANKRWFYLRPPDVADKLLPDDPLHWTGIAQRWQTMCADCHSTNLKRNFDPVANRYHTTYSEIDVSCESCHGPGSLHVELANEKSLFWDRIHGYGLARLKGLDPQPQLQSCAPCHSRRGLLDDQFKPGDLFTDHYNLELLRPDTYHADGQIKDEVYVFGSFIQSRMYHKGIRCTDCHDPHSLKLKKTGNETCTSCHQHAAGKYDVPSHHHHAVGSAGAMCVNCHMPHTTYMEVDARRDHSIRVPRPDLSVKLGTPNACSHCHVADQLESIGEPLKKTFTTKEYSQWLMAAEQGNQVISDAISATDKWCDEACEKWYGNDRKQPVHFAEPIVAFRRREAGSLEGMLRLAMESDETAPALARASSIAELVDAGASQVIPTAKQLIDDASQAPIVRAAAVGAFALSSPEDARRTLLPLLSDPSRLVRTEAARMLVASGGYQTLTGAEQLRVDQSLSEVEASLMETSDRAGAHMAWAMLCERRGRIDEAISAYETAIRIEPNTTGPRSNFASLLENVASQNRSPDGPAMMVRVRELRTAELPLLRRDAGLAPDNAPIQYRLGLSLYLAGEMEEALAQIERAVALAPEVAEFQQARDLLKEKLEQE encoded by the coding sequence TTGCATCTGATTTCTAGTTCGCCCAAATCCAAACGTTTGGTGCTGATCGCCGGTGCGGCGTTGTTGCTGCTGGCCGGCGGCGTGTTTGCTGACTACTGGTCGGCGAAACCGATTGGCACAAAAGCGGACTACGTCGGCCGGTCAGCGTGCATTGATTGCCACCGCGACCAAGCCGCGCTGTTTGTCGGTTCGGATCACGATAAAGCGATGGATTTCGCAACGTCTGAAACGGTGCTCGGCGATTTTGATGATGCAACGTTGGAGCACGATGGCATGGTCAGCCGGATGTTTCGCGATGGCGAACGATTCATGGTTCGAACAGACGGACCATCCGGTGAATTGGAAGACTTTGAAGTCAAGTACGTGTTCGGCGTCGATCCGCTGCAACAGTACATGGTCGAATTCGATCGGACGGCGGACATGCCGGACCACGAAATCGCGCGGGTCCAGGTCTTGCGAATCAGTTGGGACACGGCCAATAAGCGATGGTTTTATCTGCGTCCACCAGACGTCGCCGACAAGCTATTGCCCGATGACCCGCTGCACTGGACCGGCATCGCCCAGCGGTGGCAGACCATGTGCGCGGACTGTCACTCTACCAATTTGAAGCGGAACTTTGATCCCGTCGCCAATCGATACCACACGACGTATTCGGAGATTGACGTCAGCTGTGAATCCTGTCACGGACCGGGCAGCCTGCATGTCGAATTGGCAAACGAGAAGTCGCTGTTCTGGGATCGCATCCATGGATACGGCCTTGCCCGATTGAAGGGACTCGATCCACAACCCCAGTTGCAATCGTGCGCCCCATGTCACAGTCGTCGCGGTTTGCTGGACGACCAATTCAAACCAGGCGATCTGTTCACCGATCACTACAACCTTGAACTGTTGAGGCCCGACACCTATCACGCCGATGGACAAATCAAAGACGAAGTTTATGTGTTTGGATCCTTCATCCAAAGCCGCATGTACCACAAAGGCATTCGCTGTACCGATTGCCATGATCCTCATTCGTTGAAGCTAAAGAAGACCGGTAACGAAACATGTACCTCGTGTCATCAACACGCCGCCGGCAAGTACGACGTGCCGTCTCACCACCATCACGCCGTTGGATCGGCGGGTGCGATGTGCGTCAATTGCCACATGCCGCATACGACGTATATGGAAGTCGACGCGCGGCGCGACCATAGTATTCGAGTGCCGCGACCCGACTTGTCCGTCAAGTTGGGCACGCCCAACGCGTGCAGCCATTGCCACGTTGCCGACCAGCTTGAATCGATCGGTGAACCGCTAAAGAAGACGTTTACGACGAAAGAGTATTCACAGTGGCTAATGGCGGCCGAGCAAGGCAACCAAGTCATTTCCGATGCGATTTCGGCCACGGATAAGTGGTGCGATGAAGCATGCGAAAAATGGTACGGAAACGATCGTAAGCAACCGGTTCATTTCGCCGAACCCATTGTCGCGTTTAGACGCCGTGAAGCGGGATCGTTGGAAGGGATGTTGCGGTTGGCGATGGAGTCAGATGAAACGGCGCCGGCACTCGCGAGAGCCTCGTCGATTGCCGAGTTGGTCGACGCCGGAGCAAGCCAAGTGATTCCGACGGCGAAACAGTTGATCGACGACGCCAGTCAGGCACCGATCGTTCGGGCCGCCGCCGTGGGTGCATTCGCGTTGTCCTCACCGGAGGACGCACGTCGTACTCTGTTGCCGCTGCTGAGCGATCCGTCGCGATTGGTTCGTACCGAGGCCGCTCGGATGCTGGTCGCGTCGGGCGGCTACCAAACGCTAACAGGCGCCGAACAACTTAGGGTCGATCAGTCGCTGAGTGAAGTCGAAGCGTCGTTGATGGAAACATCGGATCGCGCGGGGGCTCACATGGCTTGGGCAATGCTGTGTGAACGGCGTGGTCGAATCGATGAAGCGATCTCCGCCTATGAAACTGCGATTCGGATCGAGCCGAATACGACAGGTCCGCGATCGAACTTTGCATCCCTGCTGGAAAACGTTGCCTCGCAGAATCGTTCGCCCGATGGGCCGGCTATGATGGTTCGGGTGCGAGAACTTCGAACGGCCGAGTTGCCGCTACTACGTCGAGACGCCGGCTTGGCACCCGACAACGCGCCGATTCAATATCGATTGGGATTGTCTTTGTATTTGGCCGGTGAGATGGAAGAAGCACTTGCTCAGATCGAGCGTGCGGTCGCGTTGGCTCCCGAGGTCGCCGAATTTCAACAAGCACGTGACTTGTTGAAAGAAAAGCTAGAACAGGAATGA